A region of Pseudarthrobacter sp. NIBRBAC000502770 DNA encodes the following proteins:
- the purU gene encoding formyltetrahydrofolate deformylase, whose product MNHEQLNQAYVVTLSCPDRPGIVHAVAGALLVAGCNIMDSQQYGSPSTGNFFMRVEVTTAAPKSELRAALEPVAEAFSMQWNLDTVGDKVRTLVMASTSAHCLNDLLFQQRSGTLPIEIPAIVSNHQDLAGLAEFYGIPFHYIPVTRDTKVQAEDKLRALIAEHDIQLTVLARYMQILSDELCTDLTGKAINIHHSFLPSFKGAKPYHQAHARGVKLIGATAHYVTAALDEGPIIEQEVIRVDHARTPEQFVQMGRDVEGRTLVQAVQWHAEHRVLLDGNRTVVFN is encoded by the coding sequence GTGAATCATGAGCAGCTGAACCAAGCGTACGTCGTCACCCTGTCCTGCCCGGACCGCCCCGGAATCGTCCACGCCGTGGCCGGAGCCCTGCTCGTGGCAGGGTGCAACATCATGGACTCGCAGCAGTACGGCAGCCCTTCCACCGGCAACTTCTTCATGCGCGTGGAAGTGACCACGGCGGCTCCGAAGTCCGAGCTGCGCGCCGCGCTGGAACCGGTGGCGGAAGCATTTTCCATGCAGTGGAACCTCGATACCGTCGGTGACAAGGTGCGCACGCTGGTCATGGCCAGCACCTCGGCCCACTGCCTCAATGACCTGCTCTTCCAGCAGCGCTCCGGTACCCTTCCCATCGAAATCCCCGCCATCGTTTCCAACCACCAGGATCTGGCAGGCCTCGCCGAGTTCTACGGCATCCCGTTCCACTACATCCCTGTGACCCGGGACACCAAGGTGCAGGCCGAGGACAAGCTGCGTGCCCTCATCGCGGAGCACGACATCCAGCTGACCGTCCTGGCCCGCTACATGCAGATCCTCTCCGATGAGCTCTGCACCGACCTGACCGGCAAGGCCATCAACATCCACCATTCGTTCCTGCCGTCCTTCAAGGGTGCCAAGCCGTACCACCAGGCGCACGCACGCGGTGTGAAGCTGATCGGGGCCACCGCGCACTATGTGACCGCCGCCCTGGACGAGGGGCCGATCATCGAACAGGAAGTCATCCGCGTGGACCATGCGCGAACGCCCGAACAGTTCGTCCAGATGGGCCGGGACGTGGAGGGCCGCACCCTGGTGCAGGCCGTGCAGTGGCATGCCGAGCACCGGGTGCTGCTGGACGGCAACCGCACGGTGGTCTTCAACTAG
- a CDS encoding gamma carbonic anhydrase family protein, with the protein MAPLYPFAGNSPAVHESAFVAPSASIIGNATLGADASAFYGVSVRADTAAITVGAGSNLQDNVVLHADPGFPCTVGQRVSVGHAAVVHGCTVEDDCLIGMGATVLNGAVIGAGSLVAAGAVVLEGTVVPPRSLVAGVPAKVRRGLSDEEFDGVRANAARYVELAAKHRELHA; encoded by the coding sequence ATGGCTCCTCTTTACCCTTTCGCCGGCAATTCCCCGGCTGTCCATGAATCAGCGTTCGTGGCCCCGTCGGCCTCGATCATCGGCAATGCCACCCTGGGCGCGGACGCCAGCGCGTTCTATGGTGTCTCGGTCCGGGCTGATACCGCGGCCATCACCGTGGGCGCCGGAAGCAACCTGCAGGACAATGTGGTGCTGCACGCCGACCCCGGCTTCCCCTGCACGGTGGGCCAGCGGGTCAGCGTGGGCCACGCCGCCGTCGTGCACGGCTGCACCGTGGAGGACGACTGCCTGATCGGCATGGGCGCCACCGTCCTCAACGGGGCAGTGATCGGCGCCGGCTCGCTGGTGGCCGCCGGCGCCGTGGTCCTGGAAGGAACGGTGGTTCCGCCCCGCTCGCTGGTGGCCGGGGTTCCCGCCAAGGTGCGCCGCGGGCTCTCGGATGAAGAGTTCGACGGCGTGCGCGCCAATGCGGCGCGCTACGTGGAGCTCGCGGCGAAACACCGCGAGCTCCACGCCTGA